The segment TCCCCATAAACTTGTATTTCTGAGAATCCTACTTGTTGTAATGATTTATAAAATTCTTCTTGTGTTCGAAATTTCAATTGCATTTTTTCTTGAACTATTACTTCATTTGTACGTGGATTTTTAACAGTTTCATAAAAGGTGTAAACATCTTCTATAAACCCCTCATATTCCGTCCAAATCTCAAGTGGTTCGCCACTTACCTGATTCGTTGCAACATCAGGAGTCTTATCTATTTCCCATTTTTCCCACTCTTTTGCTAATGGGTTACGTGAATCAAAAATAAAAGATCCTCCTGGTTTTAAGGCTCGATAAACATCTGATATGACATGCTGCCAACTTTTATCCGTAAGAAATACTTGAGCAACATTCGCTGTCATAGTAACGGCATCATATGTACTGGTTTGTAAATATGAGCTATCTCCGACTATCCAACTCACATCGCCTGGATACTCTTTATTTTTCGCATGTACAATAGCTTCTTCATTCGGATCAATAGCTGAAATATGATAGTTTGCTTTCGCAAAATGAGATGTCAATCTTCCTGTTCCACAGCCCAGATCTGCAATTTTTTTACATTTAACTTTTTTAAAAGTGCTAAAAAGAACTCATCATCTTTACCCCAGCGATTAATCTGGTCATATACAAGAGGAATCATAAATACCTACTTTCTATTCATACTTATATATTTTTTATCTTTACCAGTACCTGTACATCGGATTACTTTTCATCTAACTAGCTTTTTGCTGAATAAGGAATAGTCTCGGTATCCTGAGCTATCCCTTAATTCCAATTATTTCATAATCTAAAAATTTCTACAATATATAATTCTTCCTCTTTCTAACAGAAACAGCGCTATTCCTTTGTTGTTCCAGGATTGCGCCCTTTTCTTGAATAAAATATACATAATAATATTGAATTAAATAGAGGAAATGAATGAGTTTTTTAGAACTTATTATAGATAGGAAAGAGAAAAGGAGTAAATGAGAAGTGAGTAATCAAATAATCCCATCGTTAATTGCTTTTGTAGTTGTTTCAATTTTATCTCCACTATTAATTGCTGTTTTGAGAAAACTTAGGTTCATTCAACCGATAAGAAAAGAACTTCCTTCAGATCATCAGTTAAAAAAAGGCACTCCGTTAATGTTTGGAATTATTCTTTTTGTAGGAATTATCGTATCAATTCTTTTTTCACCTACTCCATTAATGTATTTCTTGTCCATTACCTACATTCTTTTTAGTTTTATTGGGTTTTTGGATGATTTTTGGAAAGCTTCTCGTCAAGATCCAGGAGGGGTATCAGGTAAGACCAAACTTATTCTTCAATTTATTTTTACTGGCATTTTGCTTTTTTACGTGATCAACGAACTAGGCGTAGACACCAGCATTAATATTTTAAAAAATATTTCCTTGGATCTTCCAATGGTGTTATATGTCATTGTCATTACCTTATTTGTCGTAGGTTCTGCAAATGCCATAAATTTTACGGATGGATTAGACGGTCTTTTAGGAGTTGTTGCAATCCCTACATACTTTTTCTTTTTTATGGTCTCAGACAGATCAGAGGTGCAAATTTTTTGTTTAATTATGATTGGATGTTTACTCGGATTTCTTATTTATAATATATATCCTGCAAAAGCTTTTATGGGGGATACTGGATCATTAGCTATAGGTGGATCGCTTTCATTTCTTGCTGTTCTTGAGAAAGTTGAAATTTTAATCCCCATTTTATTCTTTATATATTTTGCTGAACAACTTTCGGTTATTTTACAAGTTTCCTCATTTAAACTTACTCATAAGCGTATTTTCAGAATGACACCGATTCATTATCACTTTGGCTTAAAATATGGGTGGTCCGAAACTACAATTGTCACGGTTTTTGGATTTATTTCTTGGTTTTGTGCTTTTATCTGTTTAGCTTATTGGAGATTTCTTCTAAATCCATAAATAAAGTTATAATCATTCCAATGAATATTAGAGGTAACCAGGCAATGCACAACGCTAAGAAAAAATACCAAGGTCGAAAATCTGCCACTGCAAAAATTGATGTACTAATCAATACCCCGATAATTACATAAATGAAGATGATCTCCATTTTGTCATCGAACTCCTTTTTAATATTATAAAAAGGTGCACTTGTAGGGGTGCTACATTTAGGCATAATATTAAGATATTTTATGTTAAAACGATCTTCGACTTGAAGATCGTTTTAAGTAGGAACTTCACATACATAGCAACCTGGTATTCAAATACAAAATTAGATAAATTTCTTTGATCCTTCAAATATATGGCCCTATACAAAAAGAGAGCCCTTCTTCAAGAAATGCGCCCTATTGTGGAATTATCCATGTCGTTGAAACGGGTTCACACTTATGAACATTAGAAGTCCGTTTGTAGGAAAGATTTATTCTCCACTAAATTAACTGAGGCTTTTATAATAGAAAATAGTTGCATCTAATTTGCCACTCGCAGATATTCCATAATTAGGAATCCTTCCAGCCTGAATGTAACCTAATGAAGTAGAAGGGTCTCCTTCTCTTGTATCTAGAACCAATAACGACATACCATCCATCTTTGCCTTTTCTTCAATCTTTTGCATTAGTATACGTCCAATACCATTACGTCGATAATTAGGGTGTGTCATTAATTTTGCGATTTCGGCTCTATGACCACCGTTTTGCTTGGTGCATAATTGTAATTGTACACACCCTGCAATTTGATTATTTATTTTTGCGACGAATAGAATTACTTCAGGTCTTAATGCGCTTTCCCAATATTTTGTAGCCTCTGAAAGTTTCAATGGTGGTAAAAAGCCAATTGACGCACCATCTTCTACTGTATGTATCAAAAGTTCTGAAAGCTCATCAATATGTTCTCCAATTGATTTTACTTGTTCGATTTTTACATCATTAACCAACAAAATCACCTCATTTAGTATCTACTTCTTCATTTAACAGGAAAACTGTTGTCTCACAACAACAATGTTAGATATTATTACAAGCGTTATTTTGTACATTACTTCCCGTTTACTCAATTAGCCTTATTCAATTAAATGGCCATAGAATGAAAAATAGGCGCTGATCCTTGTTCTAGGATTGCGCCCAATTGCCGAAGACTCGATTTCAAGATACTATACATTTCTTCAACTATAGCTACTAAATAATTGAGTTAAAATGTTAATAACTTTGACATATAATACTCATCATAAGAGGTTCCATCTATCTTAAGAGAATTTCTTTTTGTACCTTCTATTTCAAATCCACTCTTTATATATAGAGCTACACCTGCTTCATTGTTAGTAACCGCTGTGAGTTCCAAGCGTGATATGTGGTGACTTTTCGCCCACTCATCAACACGTTTAAATAAAGCAGTTCCAACCCCTTGTCCTCTGTATTGTTCTAAAATTCCTACAACAATGTAAGCTGAGTGTTTAGTTCTTTTTACACTTCCGCCAATAGCAATCAAATAACCTATTAGATTTCCTTCTTGTTCTGCCACAAAGATTGTTGAATTGTTTTGCTGTCCAAGACGTTCTAAATGTTTTCGTTGCTGTTCAGGAGTAGTTTTTTTCTTTCTCCAGCTTCCATTAGCATAAAATTTGATTTTGCTTCTACTTCCTTAATGAGATTTATCAAATTCTCTGCATCCTCAATTTCTATCTCTCTAATTAACATAAAATACCCCTTCCCCTTTTCATCAATTCTTACTTTTATTTAATACCAATTATTTCATAATCTTAAAATCCCTACAATAAGCTATTTATCATTTTGGCCCATATAAAGACGAGCGCTGATCCTTGAGGATCGCGCTTTTAAAAGGAAGACTTGATATCAAGATATTTCTCTTTGTTGCGAATTGACCTTATGCTAGTATCTACAATTGCTACAACTGAAATCGGTAAGTATACGATGAATTAAAAATTTTCTTTTAACGATTTATTGCTTCGATATCTTGAACAAGTTCAGGCAGATCATCTTGAAATAAATGCCCGTAGTTCTCGAAGATCCTTGCCTTCGCGTGTGGAAGTTTATAGGCATAGTGTTCAAAATGAGAAAAAGGTACTACTTCATCATTTCGACTATGATATAGATAGATTTGTGAGATTTGAGGTAGTCTTGTAGCAAATTTATCGGAGAGTTCAAATTCTTTAAATAGCCACTCTTTATCCAGGCCCCAGTACGGCGATCCCATCAAAAACAAACCAGAGATGGTTAAATTACAATTTCCTTCTGAGAGATACTTTAGGAGGACAGATCCACCTAGTGAATGGCCGATTAAAATAACGGAACCATTTAACTCAGAAAGTTTCTCTTTTAATACGTTCTCCCATAAATCATAACTCGGGTTTTCAGGATCTGGCATGGCAGGGGAGGAAAAACTGTAATCCGAACTGATCGATTTTTGTAAGTAGGCGATTAGTTGGCTACTTCCCTGTTTCCCTTCCTGGGGTCCTGCGCTGTGAATAAACATTACTTCCTTTTTCAAATAATAACCTCCCTCTATAAAAATCTTTTTGGTTATATTCAATTAAAGCTCTAGTTTGCGGAAGAACTCGCAAACTGCTACTTTTACTCCTGCGTTAACGTGTTCATTAAAAAATCAAATTATTACTATATCCCATCATATACATAACAAGTCCAATTACTGATAGCCCTATTCCAATATAGAATGGCCAAATATTATCTTCTTTAGCTTTTTCGAATGTACGAATTGTAACAAGACCAAAAACTATAGAAATAATCGGTATCAATACATATTTATTACCAAATGTAAACGCAATGCCGCCAATCAACATAGTAAATAAGCCGTAAGGATTTTGCTTAGGTGCCTTTTCAATATATTTTTTATCTTCCAATGAGAGATCTTCACTTTCACGAACATCCATAATATAATTTTTAAACTTAATCAGATAATCAATTAACATAAATATCTCCTTTTTCAAAAAGGATAAATACAATAGAAACTATCACTAATAACTTCATTATCTTTATTCAACAATCCTGCCCTATTGCTTAATACCAATTATTTCAAATATCAGAGATTTACTTAAGATATATTTTACATATTAAAGAAGCTTACCTTGTTGCAGATAAGCTCCAGATTGGTTGCGGGGCAAAGACCATAACGATTATGTTATATATCACTACTATAAATATTAAGGAAGTAATCACTGGGTATGTAGTTTGGAATTTTTTCAGGAGAGTCAAATAAACTACTTCTAGTAAATATGGTGAATCCCACCTCTCCAATATCTAGAAAGGTTTCTAGTTTATTAACATCAAGGTATTTAAATACTAAAGGTTCATCCACCCAATGTTTTGGAGGAATTAAATCTTGCTCTGATAAATCCTTCCCGTGAAAAATGAACACACTCAGACCATTGCAAGCCAGTTCTTCTGCAAGCTTACTTAAAAGATTCAAATTATCTATTGTGTCTATTTTAATTACAGCTCCATCTGATGAAAATTCATAAAATGGAATATTATTTGAAATTAAGGTCTCTTTTTCGTATCCAAAAATCATTGAGTTTAAAACAAAGAAAACAGGAAGACCGAACATTTTTTGGACTAACGAAATTATTAAATCATTTGTGATGTCAGCCATTCCAATAGATATAGATGTAAAAACATCTTTTGGAAAGTCAACACTATTAATTATGCTTTGATCCGAATATTGTACAAAATATTCTTTTTTCAAATTCAGTCCTCCTTCCAAATTTCAGTTCCGTATGAATTGCATTTTTCAACAAACGCACCCTATTCTTATATAAACTATAGTTCTCATTAACTGATATACCTTGATAAAATCACAATGAAGTTTGGGCTTTCCACAAATTCATTTGAATGTACAATTAAGCAGTTTTAATAGTTACTTCTAATTTAATATCCACATTGCCTTGAACTGCACGGCTAATCATACAAGATTTTTCAGCTTTTTCCGCAATCTTTTGTGCCACCTTTTTGTCTCGATCGGAAGCATTTTGTTTCAATACTATTTTTGGTCGATGGATAATTTTTTTATATGTAAATACACCATCTGTCACATCAACGATTGCTTCTGATTCCATCGTTAATCCATCTTTCTCTATCTGACTACGTTCCATCATCGCAGCAAGTGTAATAATATAACATGTTGCTGCTGCCCCAAGGAGCATTTCGTCAGGATTTGTACCAATACCGGGACCGTTCATTTCTTTTGGTATAGAGATTTTTGTCACTAAATGATCGGCTTCGATTTTCCCTACATCATTACGTAGTCCAGGCCAATGCGCCTTTAAATGAAAATGATGCTCTGCCATTTTCATTCCTCCTTGCATTCATTTTTTATTTTGTTAATATATAACAAACAAAGGTCATATAATATAGTCACTAAGTATATTATATGACCTTATATTTTTTACAACAAATGCGCCCTTTTGCTGAAGTATGCTGAAGATCATATTAGACCGATCAGCAATTACCTTTATTGCAGAGAATCCCCCTTTTATTGAAGATTAATAATGTTTATCAGAGCTTCTGAATTAACCGGGACAAATGGCAATTTATCGGTAATTGTCATGGATTGGTTGAAACAAATCTTCATTAGTAGTTCGAACAACAGAAAAATGGTCAACATTGTAGTGGCCATGCAGAATTTTATTATGATGATTTACGATTTGTTCTGCGGTCAGAACATCAGAATCTGTTGTAGAATGTCCGTCACCAACTAATGTTACATCCAAACCATTAACGGTTCCCATTCTTACAGCTGTATCAATACAATGTTCTGTTTTGCACCCCATTATTATGATATGCTTAATCTCATTTTCTTTTAATTTGTTTAAGAGCGGTGTTCCAAAAAAGGCATTGGTAGCACTTTTATCAAAGATCTTGGCAGATGCTGGAACTTGAATCTCTGAATGAATCTCAAATCCAATCCCTTTCCCTTCAGCAACATCCAAATCTCTAATAAAGATAAGCTCTATTCCTAGCGCTAATGCTTTTTCAACGACCAGATTAATGTTATTCAATAATGCATCTTTGTTACGGACTGGATTTTCTTTTACGCTACCATCTATTAGTTCTTGTTGAGCATCAATAATGATTAAAGCTTGTTTCAATAGAAAAACTCCTTTTCATATAAAATTTACCCTGTTCCCCAAACTTTTCTTCAATTGTATTCTTCATAATATCGCCCCCTTTAACTATCTACATTATTTCTTAATAAAACCGTAAAACCCTCTTTTTAATCTGATATTATTTGTAGCTTTTCTCCCTTTGTTATTCAACAATCTGGACCTAGAATGAAAAATAGGCGCTGATCCTTGTTCCAGGATTGCGCCCGTTTACGGAAGATGCTCAACTTTCTCCAACCGTTTGTAAAGTAAAAATTTTACGAAAGTTCCACTTTTTGAAAGTGCTCAACTGTCGGGAATGGATCATAAAAATGATGGAGCGCATTTTTCCATTCTTGATATTCGTATGATCTTCTAAATCCGACTGTATGATCTTCTAAAGTTTCCCAACTCACTAATAATAAATACTTCCCCTTAGCTTCCATACAACGCTGTAATTCGTGGGATAAATAGCCTTTCATCGATGAAATAATTATTGATGCCTTACGAAAAGCTTCCTCATATTCCTGTTCCATACCTTTTTTAACTTGTAGCATGACAGCTTCTAATATCATAAAATCTCCCCCTCTGTGTCCAATTACAGATTGAATATTTCACTCTATATTTTCTTTTTATGATTAATAATCCCTTTAAAAAGTCGCTCTTCTCTATTCAAGAAATGCTCAAGTTTGTGGATTAATGTTCTTCTCTTTTTAACAGGACTGCTCGTTGTTATTTTAATAAACGGAATATATTAGGGAAGTGAAAACTTCCCCCTAAAAACATTGAATTAGCCCTAAATTGCCCTAAGAGTTAAAGAAGGACTTTATTCGATTTCTACAATTTTAGAAACAGGGATTTCAACTTCTGTTCCTAAAACATCATCTGCATCCAAGGAAAAATCAGCAATAGCTTCAAACTCATAAATACCTGGATTTAAATTAGGTATATCTAGCACATTTAAATTTACTCTGTAAGGTTCATTCTTAAATAGTGTAGTGCTCAATAATGGTTCATCCATACCGCCTATATATTTAAAATCACCATCTTGTTGGTAAACATTAAAGAAAAAAATACTCCCACCGTGATATATGTCTTTTTCCGCTTCTTCTCCCGTATAAGTAATGGTGGCATAAACATTAAGAGCATTTTCAGTGTTTTCCACATTTATTGAAACTTTAAAGTCATCTACCTGCTGAGAATCTTTGTTTATATACGATTCACCCTTTACATTTTCCTCACTGTTATTATTATTTCCGCAACCAAATAGTCCAAAAACTAAAATAATTATTAACAGAGGATAGCTTATTATAAATTTCATTTAACAACCCCCTTTATACAAACCTTATTTCAGAAAGCTGCCCTATTGCTTAATACCAATTATTTCAAAAACAAGTGATAAACTCAATCTTTTATTTTCATTCAATATAAAAAATCACGTTCAAATTCGAGCGGGATTTTTCCTCTGCATTTCTGATATCTAATTGTAAGTTTTCCATGATGATTCACCTTTCTAGTATTCTATGCTTTCTACTTTTATTTAGTATATAAATTCATTTCAAATTCTGAAAAGAAAAAAACCAGCCATACTAGACTGGTCTTATTCTTTCATTTTATCTCCTACAAATTGGACATCTGTTCCAACAATTATTTGCAGATTTGATTGGTTTATTTTTATGACCCCTTTGGCCCCATGTTGTTTTAATGAATTTTCTTGTACTTTACTCATATCCTTGATCGTTAACCTGAGTCTTGTTGTACAGTAATCAACCGCAGCAATATTTTCCTTACCACCTATATCATCAATAAAATTATGAGCCATTACAGAATATTTATCTTCACCTGTTTCTTTTTCTTCTATTATATCTTCTTCATCTTCCCGACCTGGCGTTTTTA is part of the Sutcliffiella sp. FSL R7-0096 genome and harbors:
- a CDS encoding alpha/beta hydrolase produces the protein MKKEVMFIHSAGPQEGKQGSSQLIAYLQKSISSDYSFSSPAMPDPENPSYDLWENVLKEKLSELNGSVILIGHSLGGSVLLKYLSEGNCNLTISGLFLMGSPYWGLDKEWLFKEFELSDKFATRLPQISQIYLYHSRNDEVVPFSHFEHYAYKLPHAKARIFENYGHLFQDDLPELVQDIEAINR
- a CDS encoding GNAT family N-acetyltransferase translates to MVNDVKIEQVKSIGEHIDELSELLIHTVEDGASIGFLPPLKLSEATKYWESALRPEVILFVAKINNQIAGCVQLQLCTKQNGGHRAEIAKLMTHPNYRRNGIGRILMQKIEEKAKMDGMSLLVLDTREGDPSTSLGYIQAGRIPNYGISASGKLDATIFYYKSLS
- a CDS encoding class I SAM-dependent methyltransferase, with the protein product MADLGCGTGRLTSHFAKANYHISAIDPNEEAIVHAKNKEYPGDVSWIVGDSSYLQTSTYDAVTMTANVAQVFLTDKSWQHVISDVYRALKPGGSFIFDSRNPLAKEWEKWEIDKTPDVATNQVSGEPLEIWTEYEGFIEDVYTFYETVKNPRTNEVIVQEKMQLKFRTQEEFYKSLQQVGFSEIQVYGDWEFKQATVENKSIIFHGIK
- a CDS encoding antibiotic biosynthesis monooxygenase yields the protein MILEAVMLQVKKGMEQEYEEAFRKASIIISSMKGYLSHELQRCMEAKGKYLLLVSWETLEDHTVGFRRSYEYQEWKNALHHFYDPFPTVEHFQKVELS
- a CDS encoding isochorismatase family protein; protein product: MKQALIIIDAQQELIDGSVKENPVRNKDALLNNINLVVEKALALGIELIFIRDLDVAEGKGIGFEIHSEIQVPASAKIFDKSATNAFFGTPLLNKLKENEIKHIIIMGCKTEHCIDTAVRMGTVNGLDVTLVGDGHSTTDSDVLTAEQIVNHHNKILHGHYNVDHFSVVRTTNEDLFQPIHDNYR
- a CDS encoding cell division protein FtsK, which produces MLIDYLIKFKNYIMDVRESEDLSLEDKKYIEKAPKQNPYGLFTMLIGGIAFTFGNKYVLIPIISIVFGLVTIRTFEKAKEDNIWPFYIGIGLSVIGLVMYMMGYSNNLIF
- a CDS encoding OsmC family protein; amino-acid sequence: MAEHHFHLKAHWPGLRNDVGKIEADHLVTKISIPKEMNGPGIGTNPDEMLLGAAATCYIITLAAMMERSQIEKDGLTMESEAIVDVTDGVFTYKKIIHRPKIVLKQNASDRDKKVAQKIAEKAEKSCMISRAVQGNVDIKLEVTIKTA
- the mraY gene encoding phospho-N-acetylmuramoyl-pentapeptide-transferase, with the translated sequence MSNQIIPSLIAFVVVSILSPLLIAVLRKLRFIQPIRKELPSDHQLKKGTPLMFGIILFVGIIVSILFSPTPLMYFLSITYILFSFIGFLDDFWKASRQDPGGVSGKTKLILQFIFTGILLFYVINELGVDTSINILKNISLDLPMVLYVIVITLFVVGSANAINFTDGLDGLLGVVAIPTYFFFFMVSDRSEVQIFCLIMIGCLLGFLIYNIYPAKAFMGDTGSLAIGGSLSFLAVLEKVEILIPILFFIYFAEQLSVILQVSSFKLTHKRIFRMTPIHYHFGLKYGWSETTIVTVFGFISWFCAFICLAYWRFLLNP